A stretch of the Papaver somniferum cultivar HN1 chromosome 6, ASM357369v1, whole genome shotgun sequence genome encodes the following:
- the LOC113291530 gene encoding protein ALP1-like, which produces MVFYMLTCLGYYYLVDAGYPNSGGFLAPFRGQRYHLKEWGRDRLEPRTAEELFNMKHCRARNVIERVFGLLKMRWEILRGPSWYPVNIHCRFIMACCLIHNLIRREMPMDEFLPEDEYEDGPINLVSPQESRMIEHVDSSNYWDVQRKELADQMWERWTARRRRRIVS; this is translated from the coding sequence ATGGTTTTTTACATGCTTACTTGTTTAGGTTACTATTACCTTGTCGATGCCGGTTATCCAAATAGTGGAGGATTTCTTGCTCCCTTTAGAGgtcaacgttatcatttgaaGGAATGGGGGAGAGATCGTCTAGAACCCAGGACAGCTGAAGAGTtattcaatatgaaacattgtaGGGCTAGGAATGTGATTGAAAGAGTTTTTGGACTGTTGAAAATGAGATGGGAAATACTTAGGGGTCCCTCATGGTATCCTGTGAACATACATTGTCGTTTTATCATGGCTTGTTGTTTGATACATAACCTTATTAGGAGAGAAATGCCGATGGATGAATTTTTACCGGAAGATGAATATGAAGATGGACCAATTAATTTGGTTTCTCCTCAAGAAAGTCGAATGATCGAACATGTTGATTCCTCGAATTATTGGGATGTTCAGAGAAAGGAGTTGGCAGATCAAATGTGGGAAAGATGGACTGCACGTAGACGTAGGCGCATAGTTAGTTAA
- the LOC113289421 gene encoding protein YIF1B-like encodes MYDNLGGQGGGPRPPLNPQPNPFDSATYGAGSKFIRAGLGAYGEKIFGSSSEYVQSNISRYFSDPQYYFQVNDQYVRNKLKVVLFPFLHRGHWTRITEPVGGRLSYKPPVYDINAPDLYIPLMAFGTYVVLAGFLLGLSGKFSPEALSLQFTKGMVGWFLQVLLLKASLYSLGSGEAPLLDIVAYAGYAFTGMCVAVLGRLVWSYSYYFVMPWTCLCMGVFLVKTMKRVLFAEVRSYDSSKHHYLLLFMALVQFPLFIWLGSVGA; translated from the exons ATGTATGACAATTTGGGAGGTCAAGGCGGGGGACCAAGACCACCACTAAACCCTCAGCCTAATCCATTTGATAGTGCAACTTATGGAGCTGGCTCAAAGTTCATCAGAGCTGGACTAGGTGCATatggagagaaaatatttggatCAAGCTCCGAGTACGTGCAGAGCAAT ATAAGCCGGTACTTCTCTGATCCTCAGTACTATTTCCAAGTGAATGACCAGTATGTAAGGAACAAGCTGAAAGTTGTACTGTTTCCCTTCTTACATCGG GGACATTGGACGAGGATAACTGAGCCAGTGGGGGGAAGACTGTCATATAAACCTCCAGTATACGATATAAATGCTCCAGATTTATACATCCCTTTGATGGCTTTTGGTACCTACGTTGTGCTTGCTGGCTTCTTGCTGGGTCTTTCTGGAAA GTTCAGTCCAGAAGCTCTAAGTCTGCAGTTCACAAAGGGAATGGTTGGTTGGTTTTTGCAAGTCCTGTTGCTTAAAGCTTCATTGTATTCGTTAGGGAGTGGGGAGGCTCCATTGCTGGACATTGTGGCATACGCTGGATATGCATTTACGGGGATGTGTGTTGCGGTTCTTGGGAGGCTTGTGTGGAGCTACTCATACTATTTCGTGATGCCTTGGACATGCTTATGTATGGGTGTGTTCTTGGTGAAGACCATGAAGAGGGTTCTGTTTGCAGAGGTCAGAAGTTACGATTCCAGCaagcatcattatctcttgctTTTCATGGCCTTAGTTCAGTTTCCATTGTTCATCTGGTTAGGCAGTGTTGGAGCTTGA
- the LOC113291529 gene encoding uncharacterized protein LOC113291529, with translation MVAIFLYVIAHHHKNRVVGFQFKRSGDTISRHVNTVLKGVIRLQGELLKEPVAATSSVDQRWNCFKNCLGALDGTHISVHVATADKPRYRTRKSAIATNVLGVCSQDLEVIYVYPGWEGSAADSRVLREAIYKKMA, from the exons ATGGTGGCGATATTTTTATATGTAATTGCGCATCACCATAAGAATAGAGTTGTGGGTTTTCAATTCAAGCGATCAGGAGATACGATTAGTAGACATGTGAACACGGTGTTGAAAGGAGTTATTAGGCTTCAAGGAGAGTTGTTAAAAGAACCGGTAGCAGCTACAAGTTCAGTTGACCAAAGATGGAATTGCTTTAAG AACTGCCTAGGGGCATTAGATGGAACACATATTAGTGTCCACGTTGCTACAGCAGACAAGCCTAGGTATCGTACAAGGAAAAGTGCAATTGCTACCAATGTCTTAGGTGTATGTTCTCAAGATTTGGAGGTTATATATGTATATCCTGGATGGGAAGGATCAGCTGCCGATTCTCGTGTTCTTAGGGAAGCCATTTACAAAAAAATGGCTTAA